From the genome of Scytonema hofmannii PCC 7110, one region includes:
- a CDS encoding delta-60 repeat domain-containing protein, giving the protein MTPITLTDYSSDEGYSVALQPDGKIVVAGATYNGSNYDIALTRYNINGSLDTGFGNGGKVITSIGNGSKYSSGK; this is encoded by the coding sequence ATGACGCCCATAACGCTCACAGACTATAGTTCTGATGAGGGCTACAGTGTTGCGTTACAGCCAGATGGCAAAATTGTGGTTGCAGGAGCTACCTATAACGGTAGCAATTATGATATTGCTCTCACACGTTACAACATCAATGGCAGCTTAGATACTGGTTTTGGTAATGGTGGCAAAGTCATCACTTCTATTGGCAATGGCTCTAAATATTCTTCTGGAAAGTAG
- a CDS encoding Uma2 family endonuclease yields MTAILKVAQQTEPFYPSADGEPVAETYDHLYCLLTTLEVLRQYLAPRQATVLGNQFLYYAQGFPKLRVAPDVMVIFDVPPGGRDNYKIWEEGQVPSVIFEMTSPGTKDNDQILKKTLYEQLGVQEYWLFDPKGEWIEEKLRGYRLRGESYELIGESRSEPLELRLQVEEKLIGFYRQDTGEKLLLPDELAQALRQEVIARQQAEERADQESQRAEQAELEVQKLKEKLRSLGVDPDTLQ; encoded by the coding sequence ATGACAGCGATTCTAAAAGTTGCTCAACAAACAGAACCATTTTATCCAAGTGCTGATGGAGAACCAGTGGCAGAAACCTACGACCACCTGTATTGTTTGTTAACAACCTTAGAAGTTCTCCGACAGTACTTAGCACCGCGTCAAGCAACGGTGTTGGGAAATCAATTTTTATACTACGCTCAAGGTTTTCCCAAACTACGAGTTGCGCCAGATGTGATGGTGATTTTTGATGTGCCACCAGGTGGTCGCGATAATTATAAGATCTGGGAAGAAGGTCAAGTCCCAAGTGTAATTTTTGAAATGACCTCACCAGGAACAAAAGACAATGACCAAATTTTGAAAAAAACCTTATACGAACAGCTTGGTGTCCAGGAGTACTGGTTATTCGACCCCAAAGGTGAATGGATAGAAGAAAAACTCCGGGGATATCGCTTGCGAGGAGAAAGTTACGAATTGATTGGGGAGAGCCGCAGCGAACCGTTAGAGTTACGTTTGCAAGTCGAAGAAAAGCTCATCGGATTTTATCGTCAGGATACAGGGGAAAAGTTACTATTACCCGATGAATTAGCACAGGCGCTACGTCAAGAAGTCATCGCAAGACAACAAGCTGAGGAACGCGCTGACCAGGAAAGCCAACGCGCCGAACAAGCAGAATTAGAGGTACAAAAGTTAAAGGAAAAACTGCGCTCTTTAGGTGTCGATCCCGATACCTTACAGTAG
- a CDS encoding P-II family nitrogen regulator, translated as MEIIVSTLELRKVIDVLDSIRGCGYTLIENASGKGERGVCYNDLGREFSNSYISTICTTQKQLDYLIGDILPIIKRVGGICLVTETNSAISDQFSPKMDLEIAVMQEVKKVEIVIDSSYIEDTLTILESVSVSGYTIIKDTSGKDERGLSCPDIDCFSTSYVMTICTNDKQLDNLVQKITPALKKLGGMCLVTDAKWVNH; from the coding sequence GTGGAAATTATTGTGAGCACCCTAGAACTAAGAAAAGTCATAGACGTTTTGGATTCAATCAGAGGTTGTGGATATACATTGATAGAAAATGCTTCAGGGAAAGGTGAACGAGGTGTTTGCTACAATGATTTAGGTCGAGAATTTAGCAATAGTTATATTTCAACTATTTGCACAACCCAGAAACAACTAGATTATCTAATAGGTGACATTTTACCTATAATCAAAAGAGTTGGTGGTATCTGTTTAGTAACTGAGACTAATTCAGCTATATCAGACCAATTTTCCCCAAAGATGGATTTAGAAATTGCTGTTATGCAAGAGGTCAAGAAGGTAGAAATTGTCATAGACAGCTCTTACATTGAAGACACTCTAACAATTTTAGAAAGTGTTTCAGTGTCTGGATACACAATCATTAAAGACACCTCCGGTAAAGATGAGAGAGGTTTATCATGTCCAGACATAGACTGTTTTAGCACGAGTTATGTCATGACAATCTGTACAAATGACAAACAGTTGGACAACTTAGTACAAAAAATAACTCCTGCTTTGAAAAAATTAGGAGGCATGTGTCTGGTTACTGATGCTAAATGGGTCAATCACTAA
- a CDS encoding proton extrusion protein PcxA produces the protein MKNYITPSRSDKLVNKINSAVHESYQWFFNTPERALEQAYQMALKIKEIELTHFGGDKVSLQSGEYSQNLLDCFQIDVEKYLNTIKIRLVEFKTSRLFQKNSNYAFLDKLKLIDEVLTRYNNWDLEVPKPKVIDSTQKSIVLTIENQQPRLKSASQLNLNGVESVTKKTGVLPRSIGRTIRKITNDMGPNSQEDLVRNFQVSRQTTRLAINCLILLIITPLVTQSVSKQFLILPAVEHFRGSESTPIFLHSEMKEEAFKELQSFEEELKFERLLKHSPHISAEAIEEKLSIKIDEIAKEFKHKSNSAVANVFSDLLGLIAFAGVIVTNRRGIAAIKSFLNEIVYGLSDSAKAFIIILVTDIFVGFHSQHGWEVILESTASHLGVPADRNMIFLFIATFPVLLDTIVKYWIFRYLNQISPSAVATLKNMNE, from the coding sequence ATGAAGAACTACATAACTCCTTCGAGGTCAGATAAGCTAGTCAACAAAATCAATAGTGCTGTTCATGAAAGTTATCAATGGTTTTTTAATACACCTGAAAGAGCATTAGAACAAGCATATCAAATGGCATTAAAGATTAAAGAGATAGAGTTGACACATTTTGGGGGTGACAAAGTGTCTCTTCAGTCAGGTGAGTACAGTCAAAATTTATTGGATTGTTTTCAAATAGATGTTGAGAAATATTTAAATACTATCAAAATAAGGCTTGTAGAATTTAAGACAAGCCGACTTTTTCAAAAAAACTCTAATTACGCATTTCTAGATAAACTAAAGTTGATTGACGAGGTTCTTACAAGATACAACAATTGGGATCTTGAGGTACCTAAACCTAAAGTTATAGATTCTACTCAAAAATCTATTGTTCTAACGATAGAAAATCAACAACCACGCTTAAAAAGTGCATCTCAACTAAATTTGAACGGTGTGGAATCTGTTACCAAGAAAACTGGTGTTCTTCCGCGATCGATTGGGAGAACAATTCGGAAAATCACAAATGATATGGGTCCGAATTCTCAAGAAGATTTAGTGAGAAACTTTCAGGTGTCCCGTCAAACAACTAGGCTTGCTATAAACTGTTTGATATTATTAATCATTACTCCTCTTGTGACTCAATCCGTTTCAAAGCAGTTTTTGATACTTCCTGCTGTCGAACATTTTCGTGGTAGTGAAAGTACACCTATTTTTCTTCACTCGGAAATGAAAGAGGAAGCCTTCAAAGAATTGCAGTCTTTTGAAGAAGAATTAAAGTTTGAGAGATTGCTGAAACATTCTCCTCATATTTCTGCAGAAGCTATTGAAGAAAAATTATCAATCAAGATAGATGAGATAGCTAAAGAGTTCAAACATAAAAGCAATAGCGCGGTTGCGAACGTTTTTTCAGATTTACTAGGTTTAATTGCTTTTGCAGGCGTTATAGTGACAAATAGAAGAGGGATAGCAGCGATTAAATCTTTTCTCAATGAGATTGTCTATGGTTTGAGTGACAGCGCCAAAGCATTCATCATTATTTTAGTAACAGACATTTTTGTGGGATTCCACTCACAACATGGATGGGAAGTCATTTTGGAAAGTACGGCTAGTCATTTAGGTGTTCCTGCAGATAGGAATATGATTTTCCTTTTTATTGCAACATTCCCTGTTCTTCTAGATACCATAGTCAAGTATTGGATTTTCCGCTATCTGAATCAGATATCACCTTCAGCAGTAGCAACACTCAAAAATATGAATGAGTGA
- a CDS encoding Mo-dependent nitrogenase C-terminal domain-containing protein has protein sequence MLETNNQNIYFPAFVNPAVENEQTVHRDRLAKPRLDVLQPLRDWLDSLDIQNRKLARFIAQTIPAQCPFERNIVLFGRKIAHIPPLCKLNPLYDQLVGLRFRALCYLADVCGEDIRSYC, from the coding sequence ATGCTTGAAACGAACAATCAAAACATATACTTCCCTGCTTTTGTAAATCCCGCTGTTGAAAACGAGCAAACTGTACATCGCGATCGCTTGGCTAAGCCTAGATTAGATGTACTGCAACCATTGCGTGATTGGCTTGATTCATTGGATATTCAGAATCGAAAATTAGCAAGATTCATTGCTCAAACGATCCCCGCCCAATGCCCCTTTGAAAGAAATATCGTTTTGTTTGGTCGTAAAATTGCTCACATCCCCCCTTTGTGCAAACTTAACCCGCTCTATGACCAACTGGTTGGTTTGCGTTTCCGTGCTTTGTGTTACTTAGCAGATGTTTGTGGTGAAGATATCCGCTCTTATTGTTAG
- a CDS encoding beta strand repeat-containing protein: MTVPPSNDNFENRIVLTGNSGSSTSNNVGATAEAGEPTQSSNTNSVWWSWIAPSSGLVSFDTIGSLFDTYLSVYTGDSINSLALVASNDDANGNRTSRVRFTATGGTTYYIAVDGYSNSTGDIALNYAFTPNLTPGSNTAPTLTDTDITLNTVNEDAGSPFGAVGILVSSIVSLGGNVSDPDTEAVTGIAITSTNSANGSWYYSINNGANWFLVGTLSNSNARLLAADANTRLYFRPNTNFNGTVSNALTFRAWDRRYGFNGDTADTTSNGDFTAFSSATDTASITVNAVNDAPVITPNQNFYIGSSPSNGLILGTVTATDVDNNTFSNWTISGGNIDRDGDGKAAFTINSSTGQITVSDSDDLNPQITPKLNLQVNVSDGTTTSANQTVTVKLVRTAGDLDTSFGIQGKVTTAFKGSSYTVAIQSDGKIVVAGSAYSDSVNGNDFALARYNLDGSLDTSFGNAGKVLTPMSSNNNDIVRSIAIQSDGKIIVAGSAYNATGGYNNDIALARYNINGTLDTTFGTGGKVITTISIDEVANSVVVQPDGKILVVGSVVANVYSNPSDFALVRYNANGSLDNTFGNGGKVMTDFGTGEVARSATLQSDGKIVVVGSANSNIAVARYSINGSLDTTFGNGGKVITDFSPTYEEGSSVAIQSDGKIVVAGSIGSDFILVRYNFNGTIDTSFGNGGRTVTSISMSTDRAYKVVIQSDGKIVVVGEAQNSNNLYDFAIARYDSNGILDTTFGDGGKVTSSVGSSGPSIHPQEYFAVGAAIQSDGKIVVAGGANGEFVLTRYHGASENTTPITANTAPSLTDTVVTLNSVNEDASGPSGAVGTLVSSLVGLGKNVSDPDSGAVTGIAITSVYPHYGNWYYSLNNGVNWYALGSVFQDTPLLLAADANTRIYFRPIANYNGTISNALTFRAWDRTSGTNGSTFKTTTFGGTSPFSSATDTIAITVNAVNDAPVVVRDYSFSIPENPSNGKIIGTVTATDVDTNTTFSNWTIAGGNVDRDNDGNAAFSIHTTTGEIAINDIDDLDSQTNPSLNLQVNVSDGTTTSANEVVSIKLLPQAGDLDPSFGIGGKVITDFGSNSDRASSVAMQSDGKIVVLGYANDPTTPNNEYAIARYNVDGSLDNSFGTGGKIITDISRNNNKNHQVVLQPDGKILVAGGGYTGNNSNDFLIARYNLDGTPDSSFGSNGKVTTSISTNTDEGYSVAIQADGKIVVAGSTYNGSNHDSALIRYNIDGSLDTSFGNGGKVITPVVANSYDVFESIAIQSDGKIVVAGSANNNATNSDFTLVRYNPDGSLDSSFGNGGQIVTPISGAYDWVSSIAIQSNGKIIVAGQGNYEFALARYNTDGSLDTTFGNSGKVITDMGSSTSGIESISIQSDGKIVAAGYLFTGSITDFTEFAVTRYNADGSLDSSFGNGGKVITPISNTVDMAYGLALQSDGNIVVVGNSNNNFAVVRYLGQAKNQAPVVNLDTATTASYTENASPINLVSNGTIADKDSPNFDTGKLTVSFSSGGTTDDRLAIRNQGTGTGQISVSGNAVFYETSSIAAFTGGTGMTPLVITFTSKATIAAVQALLNNITYANVSENPSTNPRNVSFVLTDGDGGTSQTVLRSVNVISVNDAPVITSNQSFSVSENAAIGTVVGTVVATDVDSTVFSNWAIASGNLDKDGDGQAAFSINPNSGQITVSDGDELDFESNPSFQLQVTVSDGAIASNAQTVTVNLKDVIENTFNGTPANDKLTGGAAHDTINGYEGDDYLYGGAGNDTINGGIGNDYLYGQDGNDNLNGNDGNDYLVGATGDDTLNGDAGNDALYGQDGNDIINSGVGNDTVSGGLGDDTIDGGDGIDTLSESADVNFILTNTQLTGLGLDTLSNIERVSLTGGIGNNTINASAFSLGSAYLYGGAGNDTINGGTSIDYLYGQDGNDILNGNDGNDYLYGATGDDTLNGDAGNDYLYGQDGNDIINGGVGNDTLFGGLGDDTIDGGDGIDALSESADVNFTLTNNQLTGLGIDTLSNIERVNLTGGIGNNTINASAFSLGSAYLYGGAGNDTINGGTAIDYLYGQDGNDILNGNDGNDYLYGAVGDDTLNGDAGNDYLYGQDGNDIINGGIGNDTLSGGLGDDTIDGGDGIDTLSESADVNFTLTNTQLIGLGTDTLSNIERIALTGGVGNNTIDASAFSLSSVYLYGGAGNDTINGGTAIDYLYGQDGNDILNGKDSNDQLAGATGDDTLNGDAGNDALYGQDGHDIINGGIGNDTLSGGLGDDTIDGGDGIDALSESADVNFTLTNTQLTGLGTDTLSNIERVSLTGGVGNNTIDASAFSLSSVYLYGGAGNDTINGSASNDYLYGQDGNDIINGGVGNDTLYGGAGDDLLNGDAGNDRLYGDLGADTFVLASGKGTDTIYSFEDGIDKLGLSGGLTYGALTISYSSGSTYIRNTSTSEILATLSGINSSAIAENDFTVLNS; encoded by the coding sequence ATGACTGTTCCTCCCTCCAATGACAACTTTGAAAACCGGATTGTATTAACAGGAAACTCCGGTAGCAGCACTAGCAACAATGTAGGAGCTACAGCTGAAGCAGGTGAACCTACCCAATCATCCAACACCAACTCCGTTTGGTGGAGCTGGATTGCTCCATCTTCGGGTTTAGTTTCTTTTGATACTATTGGTAGTCTTTTTGATACTTATCTTTCTGTTTACACGGGTGATAGCATCAACAGTTTGGCTCTTGTTGCTTCCAATGATGATGCTAACGGAAATCGTACCAGTCGCGTTCGCTTTACAGCTACAGGCGGAACCACATACTACATTGCAGTTGATGGATATTCAAATTCTACAGGCGACATTGCCCTAAATTACGCTTTCACCCCCAATCTTACTCCTGGCTCTAACACGGCTCCTACTCTAACAGACACAGATATAACTCTTAATACAGTCAACGAAGATGCTGGCTCACCTTTTGGAGCAGTTGGTATATTAGTGTCTTCAATAGTCAGTTTGGGTGGCAATGTTAGCGATCCTGACACTGAAGCCGTTACTGGCATTGCTATCACCTCTACGAATAGCGCCAACGGTAGTTGGTACTACAGCATTAACAATGGTGCAAACTGGTTTCTTGTAGGTACGCTATCCAACAGTAACGCTCGCCTGCTAGCCGCAGATGCCAATACACGCCTTTACTTCCGCCCCAACACCAACTTCAACGGTACAGTGAGCAACGCCCTCACTTTTCGTGCTTGGGATCGAAGATATGGTTTCAATGGCGATACTGCTGATACCACCTCTAACGGAGACTTTACTGCTTTTAGCAGTGCTACAGACACCGCTTCGATTACAGTCAATGCTGTTAATGATGCTCCTGTTATTACACCCAATCAAAACTTTTACATTGGCAGTAGTCCTAGCAATGGCTTGATACTTGGTACTGTCACTGCTACAGATGTAGATAATAATACCTTTTCCAACTGGACAATTTCGGGTGGTAACATTGACCGAGATGGCGATGGTAAAGCGGCGTTCACTATCAACAGCAGTACGGGGCAAATTACTGTCAGCGACAGCGATGACCTTAACCCTCAAATTACCCCAAAATTAAATTTACAAGTTAATGTCAGTGACGGTACAACCACCAGCGCTAACCAAACTGTCACAGTGAAGCTTGTCCGTACTGCAGGCGATCTTGATACCAGCTTCGGTATCCAAGGTAAAGTTACGACAGCATTCAAAGGATCGAGTTACACCGTCGCCATTCAATCGGATGGCAAAATTGTGGTCGCTGGTTCTGCATACAGCGACAGTGTCAACGGTAATGATTTTGCTCTAGCACGTTACAACCTAGATGGAAGTTTAGATACGAGCTTTGGAAATGCGGGTAAAGTTCTCACGCCGATGAGCAGCAATAACAATGACATCGTTAGAAGTATTGCTATTCAATCAGATGGGAAGATTATAGTGGCTGGTTCTGCTTACAATGCGACTGGTGGCTATAACAATGACATTGCCTTAGCACGATATAACATCAATGGCACATTAGACACGACATTTGGTACGGGTGGTAAGGTTATTACCACAATTAGCATAGACGAGGTTGCTAACAGTGTTGTTGTTCAGCCAGATGGCAAGATTCTTGTGGTTGGCTCTGTAGTTGCCAATGTCTACTCTAATCCCAGCGACTTTGCTTTGGTGCGCTATAACGCCAATGGAAGCTTGGACAACACCTTTGGTAATGGTGGTAAAGTCATGACTGACTTTGGTACTGGAGAAGTTGCTCGAAGCGCTACTCTTCAGTCTGACGGCAAAATTGTCGTGGTAGGGTCTGCTAATAGTAATATCGCCGTAGCACGTTATTCCATAAATGGCAGCTTAGACACTACCTTTGGCAATGGCGGTAAAGTCATCACCGATTTTAGTCCGACTTATGAAGAAGGATCTAGTGTTGCTATTCAGTCAGATGGCAAAATTGTGGTAGCTGGATCTATCGGTAGTGACTTTATCCTTGTTCGTTATAACTTTAATGGCACTATAGACACTAGCTTTGGTAATGGTGGTAGAACTGTGACCTCCATCAGTATGAGTACTGACAGAGCTTACAAGGTAGTTATTCAGTCAGATGGTAAGATTGTAGTCGTAGGCGAAGCCCAAAATAGCAACAACCTCTATGACTTTGCTATAGCACGCTACGATTCCAACGGTATTTTAGATACTACTTTTGGTGATGGTGGTAAGGTTACCTCTTCAGTTGGTAGTTCTGGTCCTTCCATCCATCCGCAAGAATACTTTGCTGTCGGCGCTGCAATTCAGTCGGATGGCAAGATTGTGGTCGCTGGCGGTGCTAATGGCGAGTTTGTCCTAACAAGATATCACGGAGCTTCTGAGAACACAACTCCCATCACCGCTAACACCGCTCCAAGTCTAACAGACACTGTTGTGACTCTTAACTCAGTCAACGAAGATGCTAGCGGACCTTCTGGAGCAGTAGGTACTCTTGTCTCGTCTCTGGTGGGTTTAGGTAAGAATGTCAGCGATCCCGATAGTGGTGCAGTGACTGGTATTGCCATTACCTCTGTCTATCCCCACTACGGCAATTGGTACTATAGTCTTAACAATGGCGTAAATTGGTACGCTCTGGGTTCGGTGTTTCAAGACACTCCCCTCTTGTTAGCAGCAGATGCTAACACCCGAATTTACTTCCGCCCTATTGCTAACTATAACGGCACTATCAGCAACGCCTTGACTTTCCGTGCTTGGGATCGCACCAGTGGAACTAATGGCAGCACTTTTAAAACAACGACTTTTGGTGGTACGAGTCCCTTTAGTAGTGCGACTGATACTATAGCCATTACTGTTAATGCTGTCAATGATGCGCCAGTTGTTGTACGCGATTATAGCTTTAGTATTCCTGAGAACCCAAGTAATGGCAAAATTATCGGCACAGTAACTGCTACTGATGTTGATACTAACACGACCTTCTCTAATTGGACAATTGCAGGGGGCAATGTCGATCGCGATAATGATGGCAACGCAGCTTTTAGCATTCACACCACCACTGGTGAAATCGCCATTAACGATATTGACGATCTCGATTCCCAAACTAACCCTAGCTTAAATCTTCAAGTTAATGTCAGTGATGGTACTACCACTAGTGCTAATGAAGTGGTCTCTATAAAACTTTTACCTCAAGCAGGCGACCTCGATCCCAGTTTTGGCATTGGTGGTAAGGTGATTACAGACTTCGGCAGTAATAGCGATCGCGCCTCTAGCGTTGCTATGCAGTCCGATGGCAAGATTGTAGTGCTAGGTTATGCTAACGATCCCACTACCCCCAACAATGAATATGCGATCGCACGCTATAACGTTGATGGTAGTTTGGACAATAGTTTTGGTACTGGTGGTAAAATTATTACCGACATTAGTCGTAATAACAACAAAAATCATCAAGTGGTCCTTCAGCCAGATGGCAAAATCCTAGTTGCTGGTGGTGGCTATACGGGAAATAATAGCAATGATTTTCTAATAGCACGTTACAATCTTGACGGTACACCAGATAGTAGTTTTGGTAGTAACGGCAAAGTCACAACATCCATAAGTACGAACACTGATGAGGGCTACAGTGTTGCCATTCAAGCAGACGGTAAGATTGTGGTTGCAGGGTCTACCTATAATGGTAGCAATCATGACTCTGCTTTAATACGTTACAACATTGATGGCAGCTTAGATACGAGTTTTGGTAATGGTGGTAAAGTTATCACCCCGGTTGTCGCCAATAGTTACGACGTGTTTGAAAGCATTGCTATTCAATCCGATGGCAAGATTGTAGTTGCAGGTTCCGCTAATAATAATGCTACTAATAGCGACTTTACCTTGGTACGCTACAATCCCGACGGTAGTTTAGATAGCAGCTTTGGCAATGGAGGTCAGATCGTTACCCCTATTAGTGGAGCCTATGACTGGGTTTCTAGTATCGCCATTCAGTCAAATGGCAAAATTATCGTGGCAGGACAAGGTAACTATGAATTTGCTCTAGCACGCTATAACACTGATGGTAGCCTAGACACTACCTTTGGCAATAGCGGTAAGGTTATTACTGATATGGGTAGTTCTACCAGTGGGATTGAAAGTATCTCTATTCAGTCTGATGGTAAGATTGTAGCTGCTGGGTATCTATTTACAGGTAGTATTACTGACTTCACCGAATTTGCCGTTACACGCTATAACGCAGATGGTAGCCTGGATTCTAGCTTTGGTAATGGTGGCAAAGTTATCACCCCTATCAGTAATACTGTTGATATGGCATATGGGCTTGCGTTGCAATCCGATGGCAACATTGTCGTTGTTGGAAATAGCAATAATAATTTTGCAGTCGTTCGTTACTTGGGACAAGCTAAGAATCAAGCACCAGTTGTTAATTTAGATACAGCAACGACCGCTTCATACACGGAAAACGCCTCTCCCATCAACCTTGTTTCCAATGGTACGATCGCAGATAAAGACTCTCCCAACTTCGATACAGGTAAGCTCACTGTCAGTTTTAGCTCTGGTGGTACTACAGATGACCGTCTTGCCATTCGCAATCAAGGCACGGGTACGGGTCAAATCAGTGTTTCCGGTAATGCAGTTTTTTACGAGACTAGCTCAATAGCTGCTTTCACTGGAGGTACTGGTATGACGCCTTTAGTTATTACTTTTACCAGTAAAGCTACGATAGCAGCAGTACAGGCATTGTTGAATAATATCACTTATGCCAATGTTTCAGAGAATCCCAGTACAAATCCACGTAACGTTAGCTTTGTGCTGACTGATGGTGATGGTGGTACGAGTCAAACTGTCTTAAGAAGCGTTAACGTAATTTCTGTCAACGATGCTCCGGTTATCACCTCAAATCAAAGTTTTAGTGTCAGTGAAAATGCTGCTATTGGCACAGTTGTGGGAACTGTAGTTGCTACTGACGTAGATAGCACAGTCTTCTCTAACTGGGCGATCGCAAGTGGTAATCTTGACAAAGATGGCGATGGTCAAGCTGCTTTTAGCATTAACCCTAATAGCGGACAAATTACAGTCAGCGATGGCGACGAGTTAGACTTTGAAAGCAATCCTAGCTTCCAATTGCAAGTAACAGTCAGCGATGGTGCGATCGCAAGCAATGCACAAACTGTGACAGTTAACCTCAAGGATGTCATAGAAAATACCTTCAATGGTACACCTGCAAACGACAAGCTCACTGGAGGTGCAGCCCACGATACCATAAATGGTTATGAAGGAGACGATTACCTGTATGGTGGTGCAGGTAACGATACTATCAACGGTGGTATAGGTAACGATTACCTCTACGGACAAGATGGTAACGACAACCTCAACGGTAACGATGGTAATGACTACCTAGTTGGGGCTACAGGAGATGACACCCTTAACGGTGATGCAGGTAATGATGCCTTGTATGGGCAAGATGGAAATGACATCATCAATAGTGGTGTTGGTAATGATACTGTTAGCGGCGGTTTGGGTGATGACACTATAGATGGTGGAGATGGGATTGATACACTCAGCGAATCAGCCGATGTCAACTTTATCCTCACCAACACTCAACTTACAGGGCTTGGGCTCGACACCCTCAGCAACATTGAACGCGTCAGCCTCACAGGTGGTATTGGAAACAATACTATCAATGCATCCGCATTCAGTTTGGGTAGTGCTTATCTTTACGGCGGTGCTGGTAACGATACCATCAACGGTGGTACAAGTATCGATTACCTCTACGGACAAGATGGTAACGACATCCTCAACGGCAACGATGGGAATGACTATCTGTACGGTGCTACAGGCGATGATACCCTAAATGGTGATGCAGGTAATGATTACTTGTACGGGCAGGATGGTAACGACATCATCAATGGTGGTGTTGGTAATGATACTCTGTTCGGTGGCTTGGGTGATGACACTATAGATGGTGGAGATGGCATTGATGCACTGAGTGAATCAGCAGATGTCAACTTTACCCTCACCAACAACCAACTCACAGGGCTTGGTATCGACACTCTCAGTAATATTGAACGCGTCAACCTCACAGGTGGTATTGGGAACAATACTATCAATGCATCCGCATTCAGTTTAGGTAGTGCTTATCTTTACGGTGGTGCAGGTAACGATACCATCAACGGTGGTACAGCCATCGATTACCTCTACGGACAAGATGGTAACGACATCCTCAACGGCAACGATGGGAATGACTATCTGTATGGGGCTGTAGGGGATGACACCCTAAATGGTGATGCTGGTAATGATTACTTGTACGGGCAGGATGGTAACGACATCATCAATGGTGGCATAGGCAATGATACTCTGTCCGGTGGCTTGGGTGATGACACGATTGATGGTGGAGATGGGATTGATACACTGAGTGAATCAGCAGATGTTAACTTTACCCTCACCAACACCCAACTCATAGGGCTTGGGACGGATACTCTCAGCAACATTGAACGGATCGCGCTAACAGGTGGTGTTGGGAACAACACGATCGATGCATCAGCATTTAGTTTAAGTAGCGTTTATCTTTACGGCGGTGCAGGTAACGACACCATCAACGGTGGTACAGCCATCGATTACCTCTACGGACAAGATGGTAACGACATCCTCAACGGTAAAGATAGCAATGACCAACTAGCTGGGGCTACAGGCGATGACACCCTGAATGGCGATGCAGGTAATGACGCCTTATATGGGCAAGATGGTCATGACATCATCAATGGTGGCATAGGCAATGATACTCTGTCCGGTGGCTTGGGCGATGACACGATTGATGGTGGAGATGGCATTGATGCACTGAGTGAATCAGCAGATGTTAACTTTACCCTCACCAACACTCAACTCACGGGTCTTGGTACTGACACCCTCAGCAACATTGAACGCGTCAGCCTAACAGGTGGTGTTGGGAATAACACCATTGATGCATCAGCATTTAGTTTAAGTAGCGTTTATCTTTACGGCGGTGCAGGTAACGACACCATCAACGGAAGTGCAAGCAATGATTACTTGTACGGGCAAGATGGAAATGACATCATCAATGGTGGTGTAGGCAATGACACCTTATATGGCGGTGCTGGTGATGACCTGCTAAACGGTGATGCGGGTAATGACAGACTTTACGGTGACCTCGGTGCAGATACTTTTGTTCTCGCCTCTGGTAAAGGAACCGATACCATCTATAGCTTTGAAGATGGTATTGATAAACTTGGCTTATCTGGTGGGTTAACTTATGGCGCTTTGACGATTTCCTACAGTAGTGGCAGTACTTACATTCGGAATACCTCCACAAGTGAAATCTTAGCGACTTTAAGTGGTATCAATTCCAGTGCGATCGCAGAAAACGATTTTACTGTTTTAAATAGCTAA